A single window of Methanothermobacter marburgensis str. Marburg DNA harbors:
- a CDS encoding LL-diaminopimelate aminotransferase: MMVTVNENYLLLKSSYIFSEINRRVEDFQRKNPDADVIRMGIGDVTRPLPSAVVEAFHRAVDEMAHEETFMGYGPEQGYPFLREAIAENDYASRGVEVSPEEIFISDGAKCDTGNIQEIFGQDNVVAVTDPVYPVYVESNVMAGRAGPADETGRYSGLVYIPCTEENGFIPALPEEKVDLIYLCYPNNPTGTALTEKQLAEWVDYARDSGSIILFDAAYEAYIQEDGIPHSIYEVEGAREVAVEFRSFSKNAGFTGTRCAFTVVPEELEVPDSQGRMHSLKELWNRRQTTKFNGVSYPVQRAAEAVYTPEGQREIRESIDYYMENARIIRESLESAGLRYYGGVNAPYIWIKTPEGMDSWQFFDMLLNEAEVVGTPGSGFGPSGEGYFRLTAFNSLKNTVRAMERISELSF, translated from the coding sequence ATCATGGTGACAGTAAACGAAAACTACCTGCTACTTAAAAGCAGTTACATATTCTCTGAGATAAACAGGAGAGTGGAGGACTTCCAGAGGAAAAACCCTGACGCCGATGTGATAAGGATGGGTATAGGGGATGTTACAAGGCCCCTCCCCTCCGCGGTGGTGGAGGCCTTCCACAGGGCCGTCGATGAGATGGCTCACGAGGAAACCTTCATGGGATATGGACCTGAACAGGGTTACCCATTCCTCAGGGAGGCCATAGCAGAAAACGATTACGCCTCAAGGGGTGTTGAGGTTTCACCCGAGGAGATATTCATAAGTGACGGTGCAAAGTGTGACACAGGAAACATCCAGGAGATCTTTGGACAGGACAATGTGGTCGCGGTGACAGACCCTGTCTATCCAGTGTACGTGGAGAGCAACGTTATGGCGGGAAGGGCCGGTCCCGCAGATGAGACTGGAAGGTACAGTGGTCTGGTGTACATTCCGTGCACAGAGGAGAACGGATTCATACCAGCACTTCCTGAGGAGAAGGTTGACCTCATATACCTCTGCTACCCCAACAACCCCACAGGAACAGCGCTCACAGAGAAGCAACTCGCAGAGTGGGTTGACTATGCAAGGGACAGTGGCAGCATAATACTATTCGATGCAGCGTACGAGGCCTACATACAGGAGGATGGAATACCCCACAGCATCTATGAGGTGGAGGGTGCAAGGGAGGTTGCAGTTGAGTTCAGGAGCTTCTCAAAGAACGCCGGCTTCACAGGTACAAGGTGCGCCTTCACTGTGGTGCCAGAGGAACTGGAGGTCCCCGACAGTCAGGGGAGGATGCACTCCCTTAAGGAGCTCTGGAACAGGCGCCAGACAACAAAATTCAATGGGGTATCCTACCCTGTGCAGAGGGCCGCCGAGGCGGTCTACACACCTGAGGGCCAGAGGGAGATAAGGGAGTCAATAGACTACTACATGGAGAATGCAAGGATAATAAGGGAGAGCCTTGAAAGTGCCGGTCTGAGGTACTATGGTGGTGTTAACGCACCATACATCTGGATAAAGACACCTGAGGGCATGGATTCGTGGCAGTTCTTTGACATGCTACTCAATGAGGCGGAGGTTGTTGGAACACCAGGGTCTGGCTTTGGACCGAGCGGTGAGGGATACTTCAGGCTAACAGCATTCAACTCCCTTAAAAATACTGTGAGGGCAATGGAAAGGATATCTGAACTCAGCTTCTAG
- a CDS encoding HEPN domain-containing protein, translating into MGDEEILMEKAVRKLEAARTLCEHGFYGDAVSRAYYAMFFAARALLSRRNIYPKTHRGLISQFGLKFVKNGGFQKEIFDILLRAYEDREEADYGILSEIDQKEAIIIIKGALKFVEECKTFR; encoded by the coding sequence TTGGGTGATGAGGAAATTTTAATGGAAAAGGCAGTCAGGAAACTTGAGGCTGCCAGAACACTGTGCGAACATGGATTCTATGGAGATGCTGTAAGCAGAGCATACTACGCAATGTTCTTTGCAGCAAGAGCGCTGCTATCACGGAGGAACATTTACCCGAAGACTCACAGGGGATTGATTTCACAGTTTGGACTCAAATTCGTAAAGAATGGGGGATTCCAGAAGGAGATATTTGACATACTTCTGAGGGCATATGAAGATAGGGAAGAGGCGGATTATGGTATCCTTTCAGAAATAGATCAGAAAGAAGCAATTATTATAATCAAAGGAGCATTGAAGTTCGTGGAGGAATGTAAAACCTTCAGATAA
- a CDS encoding zinc dependent phospholipase C family protein, translating into MKRGVSLILVLVLMLMPCSYAWKTVTHYDAAEAIYEKLPSSKRSKININAMIDGSNDPDEKFHDTVRHSFPRSFTEAKKWLDRGRSAYRSKNYRYASYCFGVASHYITDTFSAPHCVSGESSTLHNSYEKQATYLAPSISYVSGDIYSLMQRGYLNGRSDWSRWTKTKSSSIVQRDLNMGTSVAYRAINLAMN; encoded by the coding sequence ATGAAGAGGGGTGTGTCATTAATTCTCGTTCTCGTCCTCATGCTGATGCCATGCTCCTATGCATGGAAGACCGTCACCCACTATGACGCCGCTGAGGCCATCTATGAGAAGCTTCCATCCTCCAAGAGATCAAAGATCAACATTAACGCCATGATCGACGGATCCAACGACCCTGACGAAAAGTTTCATGATACTGTTAGGCACAGCTTTCCCAGAAGCTTTACAGAGGCTAAAAAGTGGCTTGACAGGGGTAGGAGTGCCTACAGAAGCAAGAATTACAGGTATGCCAGTTACTGCTTTGGTGTTGCAAGCCACTACATCACAGACACTTTCTCAGCACCTCACTGTGTAAGTGGAGAGTCATCTACACTCCATAACAGCTACGAAAAACAGGCCACGTACCTTGCACCCAGCATAAGCTACGTTTCAGGGGACATCTACAGCCTCATGCAGCGGGGCTACCTCAATGGAAGGAGCGACTGGTCAAGGTGGACAAAAACCAAAAGCAGCTCGATAGTCCAGAGGGACCTCAATATGGGGACCAGCGTAGCCTACAGGGCAATAAACCTTGCCATGAATTAA
- a CDS encoding nucleotidyltransferase domain-containing protein: protein MNRLELARKFSESLNYPEIEKIILFGSVARGDDREGSDIDIIIISTKKTEIKDKVIRKARDILLSTGVHISVKVISPEEYRLLGDTHFISRIRKEGVVLG from the coding sequence ATGAACAGACTTGAACTTGCCAGGAAGTTTTCAGAGTCACTGAATTATCCTGAAATAGAAAAAATAATCCTTTTTGGGTCCGTTGCCAGGGGGGATGATAGAGAGGGCTCTGATATAGACATAATCATAATCTCCACAAAAAAAACTGAAATAAAGGATAAGGTCATAAGGAAGGCGCGCGATATACTCCTCAGTACAGGTGTCCATATCTCAGTTAAGGTAATTTCCCCTGAGGAATACAGGCTTCTGGGGGACACCCATTTCATCTCCAGAATAAGGAAAGAGGGTGTGGTGCTTGGGTGA